Proteins found in one Caldilineales bacterium genomic segment:
- a CDS encoding menaquinone biosynthesis protein has translation MAQEVDLTLGIIDYLNVEPLYYRLQERLAGRGVEFRRGVPTELNRALAAGEIDLAPISAIAAAQMADRVAILPDLSIATLGAVKTVLLFSWMADPRELDDCRIALSNESATSVELVRILAERFWRVQPRYGAEAQDLAQMLRRSSAALLIGDGALVESAHRREIPGRGQPYVFDLGDEWLKWTGLPFVFALWAARREALPLIRQRGVVEALYESKAEGLAHIPEIARAYAPRLGLPTGVLTKYLHDLRYDLTPADRAGLLTYFSLALPDLQPDHLQTWLPDAGLRPLFDGVEPAAVTS, from the coding sequence ATGGCTCAAGAAGTTGACCTCACCCTCGGCATTATCGACTATCTCAATGTCGAGCCGCTTTATTACCGCCTGCAGGAGCGATTGGCCGGGCGGGGCGTCGAGTTCCGCCGCGGGGTGCCCACCGAACTGAACCGGGCTTTGGCCGCCGGCGAGATCGACCTGGCCCCCATCAGCGCCATCGCCGCCGCCCAAATGGCCGACCGCGTCGCCATCCTGCCCGACCTCTCCATCGCCACCCTGGGCGCGGTCAAGACCGTCCTGCTCTTTAGTTGGATGGCCGACCCGCGCGAGCTGGACGACTGCCGCATCGCCCTCTCGAACGAATCGGCCACCTCGGTCGAGCTGGTGCGCATCCTGGCCGAGCGGTTCTGGCGGGTGCAGCCGCGCTACGGCGCCGAGGCCCAGGACCTGGCCCAGATGCTGCGCCGGTCCTCTGCCGCCCTGCTCATCGGCGATGGCGCCCTGGTCGAATCCGCTCACCGCCGCGAGATCCCCGGCCGGGGCCAGCCCTATGTCTTCGACCTGGGCGACGAATGGCTGAAGTGGACGGGGCTGCCGTTCGTTTTTGCCTTGTGGGCGGCCCGGCGCGAGGCTCTGCCGCTCATCCGTCAGCGAGGCGTGGTGGAGGCGCTGTACGAGAGCAAGGCCGAGGGCCTGGCCCACATCCCCGAGATCGCCCGCGCCTATGCCCCGCGCCTGGGGCTGCCCACCGGCGTGCTGACGAAATACCTGCACGACCTGCGCTACGACCTCACCCCCGCCGACCGGGCGGGCCTGCTGACGTACTTCTCCCTGGCCCTGCCAGATCTCCAACCCGACCACTTGCAGACCTGGCTTCCCGACGCCGGTCTGCGTCCGCTCTTCGACGGCGTCGAACCCGCCGCCGTCACCTCGTAG
- a CDS encoding type II toxin-antitoxin system HicB family antitoxin: MATIMRQGEYVAAVEYDPDIDLFFGNVINLSSPLTFYGRSTEELKREFVKSIQTYLEVCRERNLQPEKPFSGRFNIRMTPEQHRRYTYQAAAEGKSLNAWAIEAMEQASR, encoded by the coding sequence ATGGCAACTATCATGCGTCAAGGTGAGTACGTCGCCGCCGTCGAGTACGATCCTGACATCGATCTGTTCTTTGGCAACGTGATCAATCTCAGCAGTCCGCTGACTTTCTATGGCAGATCTACCGAAGAATTGAAGCGCGAGTTCGTGAAATCGATCCAGACCTATCTCGAAGTTTGCAGAGAGCGCAACTTGCAACCCGAAAAGCCTTTCTCCGGTCGCTTCAACATCCGCATGACGCCCGAACAGCACCGGCGCTACACCTATCAGGCAGCGGCCGAGGGCAAAAGCCTAAATGCCTGGGCTATCGAGGCGATGGAGCAGGCCAGTCGGTGA
- a CDS encoding aldo/keto reductase encodes MEYRHLGSSGLQVSALSFGAWVTFGQQIGEDAALDIMQAAYDAGVNFFDNAEGYADGQAEVVMGNVIKRAGWKRSDLVISTKIFWGGKGPNNTGLSRKHIIEGANAALARLQLDYVDLIFCHRPDRRTPVEETVRAMNFLIDQGKALYWGTSEWSAARIIEAYQIARREHLIPPTMEQPQYNMFVRARVEEEYARLYREIGLGTTIWSPLASGKLTGKYNQGIPEGTRVTLPGYEWLRRNLESAETQTQLQKVRELAPIAAELGCTLAQMAIAWCLKNPHVSSVITGASRPGQVVENMAALAVVPKLTPDVMARIEVILANKPESEPDHR; translated from the coding sequence ATGGAATACCGTCATCTTGGCTCCTCCGGTTTGCAGGTTTCGGCGCTTTCGTTCGGTGCCTGGGTCACATTCGGCCAGCAAATCGGCGAGGACGCCGCTCTTGACATCATGCAGGCCGCCTACGACGCCGGCGTGAACTTCTTCGACAACGCCGAAGGCTACGCCGATGGCCAGGCCGAGGTCGTCATGGGCAATGTCATCAAACGGGCGGGCTGGAAACGCTCCGACCTGGTCATCTCCACCAAGATTTTCTGGGGCGGCAAGGGGCCGAACAACACTGGCCTCTCGCGCAAACATATCATCGAAGGCGCCAACGCCGCTCTGGCCCGGCTCCAGCTCGATTATGTCGATTTGATCTTCTGCCACCGCCCCGACCGGCGCACCCCGGTCGAGGAAACCGTGCGGGCGATGAACTTCCTCATCGACCAGGGCAAGGCCCTTTATTGGGGCACCAGCGAATGGAGCGCCGCCCGCATCATCGAAGCCTACCAGATCGCCCGCCGCGAGCACCTGATCCCGCCGACGATGGAGCAGCCGCAGTACAACATGTTCGTGCGCGCGCGGGTGGAGGAGGAATACGCCCGGCTGTACCGGGAGATCGGGCTGGGGACGACCATCTGGAGTCCCCTGGCCAGTGGCAAGCTGACGGGCAAGTACAACCAGGGCATCCCCGAAGGCACGCGGGTGACGCTGCCCGGCTACGAGTGGCTGCGCCGAAATTTGGAGAGCGCGGAGACACAGACGCAGCTACAAAAAGTGCGCGAGTTGGCGCCCATCGCCGCCGAACTGGGCTGCACCCTGGCGCAGATGGCCATCGCCTGGTGTCTGAAGAATCCGCACGTCAGTTCGGTCATCACCGGGGCCAGCCGGCCAGGGCAGGTGGTCGAGAACATGGCGGCGCTGGCGGTCGTCCCCAAACTGACGCCGGACGTGATGGCGCGCATCGAGGTCATCCTGGCCAACAAACCGGAATCGGAACCGGATCATCGCTGA
- the gltB gene encoding glutamate synthase large subunit — MTFIPSPDSLRGTLYHPRTEHDACGTGLVADINGRRSHEIVAMAIEALANLEHRAGVAADAGTGDGAGLLAQIPVGFFGRLLGLDQIKHGDLAVGMFFADRQLAPADWQGLVELELRVVGLEALAWRQVPIQLPALGRVAAETRPAIWQVFIDRPEFLDRGDAFEKVLYLARRGIESGAAGEQISLYSPSLSSRTIVYKGLMLGSQLAAFYPDLADPEFRSAIAVYHQRYATNTFPNWKRAQPFRLLAHNGEINTLDGNVNWMKAREMAMRDSAWGAALSPIIDADGSDSAMLDNAVEALVRSGRELRHVLMMLAPEAWERIPGLPEERRAFYRYHACLSEPWDGPAALVFSDGRVAGATLDRNGLRPSRYLRSKDGLVIAGSETGVIDIPANQVVRRGKLGPGQMLLVDTRRGRLLLNDEVKAEVCATKPYQQWVHTHLHRLDRVAAAFRRANGNRATAAEDEEPVYEEGALVEPPKPDEIPAGLLPLQQLFGYTAESVAIVLKPMATTGKEPVGSMGDDTPQAVLSRLPRPLFHYFRQRFAEVTNPPIDPLREQMVMSLTTLVGRRRSILDETPEHARLLELDSPILDRKAFATLRRLRRPATVPFDPHHDGLPFSLVELDTTYPVQNDVMGLEAALDRLCQQAAEALANGHNLILLSDRAAGPDRLPVPSLLAVGAVHHYLIRRGLRMQGSLLVEAGDATDVHRVTALIGFGANAVHPWLAIDTVRDLAAEGRLKGPNDADLVEKNYIKALEAGLLKIMSKMGIATVDSYCGAQIFEIIGLHDDVVERCFTGAPSRLGGVGFVKLANDLLYRYDQAYNTPADKLEHWGFFKYRKAGEHHALNPAVIDVLHEAVRHPGALDGGFEAAYAIYKRYSTLISGQPPTDLRDLLAFKPGRTPIPLAEVEPVAAILRRFSTAAMSMGALSEEAHEVLAAAMNRIGGRSNSGEGGEDPARLGGERNSAIKQVASGRFGVTPAYLVSAAELQIKMAQGSKPGEGGHLPGQKVSEKIAYIRLTTPGVALISPPPHHDIYSIEDLAQLIYDLRQINPAADISVKLVAESGVGTVAAGVAKGRANSVLISGHAGGTGASPLSSIKHAGIPWEIGLAETQQVLRANNLRDRIIVRADGGLRNGRDVLLAAILGADEYSFGTLAMIAEGCILARVCHSNTCPVGVATQDPKLRAKFAGRVEHVIALFTFIAQEVREALAQLGFRRLDDAIGHTELLEQRLTGDQALDSLDLSPLLAQPDVPTPYHHLGRRDYDDADALGNRLAETVMAALRAGERKVRLELPIRNTDRTVGARLSGRLTQAGLTALPPSAIEVTFRGSAGQSFGAFLPAGVRFRLFGDANDYVGKGLAGGELVARPPDDAGFVWAENYLVGNTVLYGATGGVLYAAGRAGERFAVRNSRAQAVVEGVGDHGCEYMTGGVVVVLGRTGNNFAAGMTGGQAFVLDTGSVTAPEFPDRVNHELVYLERVDEAEARATLYRLVSEHLAATDSPLAAELLAHWDEALPRFWHVRPRWMIEAARPVGEEVGVMER, encoded by the coding sequence ATGACCTTCATCCCTTCGCCGGACTCGCTCCGGGGCACCCTCTACCACCCCCGCACCGAACACGATGCCTGCGGCACGGGCCTGGTGGCTGACATCAACGGTCGCCGCAGCCACGAGATCGTGGCCATGGCCATCGAGGCGCTGGCAAATCTGGAACACCGCGCCGGCGTTGCCGCCGACGCCGGCACCGGCGATGGCGCCGGCCTCCTGGCCCAGATCCCGGTTGGTTTCTTCGGCCGGCTGCTGGGGCTGGATCAGATCAAACACGGCGACCTGGCCGTGGGCATGTTCTTCGCCGACCGCCAGCTTGCGCCCGCCGACTGGCAGGGGCTGGTCGAACTCGAGCTGCGGGTGGTGGGGCTGGAGGCGTTAGCCTGGCGTCAGGTCCCCATCCAGCTGCCGGCCCTGGGCCGGGTGGCCGCCGAGACGCGGCCCGCGATCTGGCAGGTCTTCATCGACCGCCCGGAATTCCTCGACCGCGGCGACGCCTTCGAGAAAGTCCTCTATCTGGCCCGCCGCGGGATCGAATCGGGCGCAGCGGGCGAGCAGATCAGCCTCTACTCGCCCTCCCTCTCCAGCCGAACCATCGTCTACAAGGGCCTGATGCTCGGCTCGCAGCTGGCCGCCTTCTACCCCGACCTGGCCGACCCCGAATTCCGCAGCGCCATCGCCGTCTACCACCAGCGCTACGCCACCAACACCTTCCCCAACTGGAAGCGCGCCCAACCCTTCCGCCTGCTGGCCCACAACGGCGAGATCAACACCCTCGACGGCAATGTGAACTGGATGAAGGCGCGCGAGATGGCCATGCGCGACAGCGCCTGGGGCGCCGCCCTCAGCCCCATCATCGATGCCGACGGCTCGGATAGCGCCATGCTCGATAACGCCGTCGAAGCCCTGGTGCGCAGCGGCCGCGAGCTACGGCACGTCTTGATGATGCTGGCCCCCGAAGCCTGGGAGCGCATCCCCGGCCTGCCCGAAGAACGCCGGGCCTTTTACCGCTACCATGCCTGCCTCTCCGAGCCGTGGGATGGCCCCGCCGCCCTGGTTTTCAGCGATGGCCGCGTGGCCGGCGCCACCCTCGACCGCAATGGCCTGCGCCCCTCGCGCTATCTGCGCAGCAAAGACGGCCTGGTCATCGCCGGCTCCGAGACAGGCGTGATCGACATCCCCGCCAACCAGGTCGTGCGCCGCGGCAAACTCGGCCCCGGCCAGATGCTGCTCGTCGATACCCGCCGCGGGCGTCTGCTGCTCAACGACGAAGTCAAAGCCGAAGTCTGCGCCACCAAACCCTACCAGCAGTGGGTGCACACCCATCTCCACCGCCTCGACCGCGTCGCCGCCGCCTTCCGCCGCGCCAACGGCAACCGGGCGACCGCCGCTGAGGACGAAGAACCGGTCTACGAAGAAGGCGCCCTGGTCGAACCGCCCAAGCCAGACGAAATCCCGGCCGGCCTGCTGCCCCTGCAACAACTTTTCGGCTACACCGCCGAATCGGTGGCCATTGTCCTCAAACCGATGGCCACCACCGGCAAAGAGCCAGTGGGGTCGATGGGCGACGACACACCCCAGGCCGTGCTCTCGCGCTTGCCGCGGCCATTGTTCCACTACTTCCGCCAGCGTTTCGCCGAAGTCACCAACCCACCCATCGACCCCCTGCGCGAGCAGATGGTCATGTCGTTGACGACCCTGGTCGGCCGCCGGCGCAGCATCCTGGACGAAACGCCCGAACACGCCCGTCTGTTGGAACTGGACAGCCCGATCCTCGACCGCAAGGCCTTCGCCACCCTGCGCCGCCTGCGCCGCCCCGCCACCGTCCCCTTCGACCCCCACCACGACGGCCTGCCCTTCTCGCTGGTCGAACTGGACACGACCTACCCGGTGCAGAACGATGTCATGGGCCTGGAGGCGGCGCTGGATCGGCTTTGCCAACAGGCAGCCGAGGCCCTGGCCAACGGCCACAACCTGATCCTGCTCAGCGACCGCGCCGCCGGCCCCGACCGGCTGCCCGTGCCCAGCCTGCTGGCCGTGGGCGCCGTCCACCACTACCTCATCCGGCGCGGGCTGCGGATGCAGGGCAGCCTCCTCGTCGAGGCCGGCGACGCCACCGATGTCCACCGGGTGACGGCGCTGATCGGCTTTGGGGCCAACGCCGTCCATCCCTGGCTGGCCATCGACACCGTGCGCGACCTGGCCGCCGAAGGCCGGCTGAAGGGGCCAAACGACGCCGACCTGGTGGAGAAGAACTATATCAAGGCCCTCGAAGCCGGCCTGCTCAAGATCATGTCCAAGATGGGCATCGCCACCGTCGATAGCTACTGCGGCGCCCAGATCTTCGAGATCATCGGGCTGCATGACGATGTGGTGGAGCGGTGTTTTACGGGCGCGCCCAGCCGCCTGGGTGGGGTGGGGTTCGTCAAGCTGGCCAACGACCTTTTGTACCGCTACGACCAGGCCTACAACACCCCCGCCGATAAGCTGGAACACTGGGGCTTTTTCAAATATCGCAAAGCGGGCGAGCATCACGCCCTCAACCCGGCCGTGATCGATGTCCTGCACGAGGCAGTGCGGCATCCGGGCGCCTTGGACGGCGGGTTCGAGGCCGCCTACGCCATCTACAAGCGTTACAGCACCCTGATCAGCGGCCAACCGCCGACCGACCTGCGCGACCTGCTGGCCTTCAAGCCCGGCCGCACCCCCATCCCCCTGGCCGAGGTGGAGCCCGTGGCAGCCATCCTGCGACGCTTCAGCACGGCAGCGATGTCGATGGGGGCGCTAAGCGAAGAGGCCCATGAGGTGCTGGCGGCGGCCATGAACCGCATCGGCGGCAGATCGAACAGCGGCGAGGGCGGCGAAGACCCGGCCCGGCTGGGCGGCGAACGCAACAGCGCCATCAAACAGGTGGCCTCTGGGCGGTTCGGCGTCACCCCGGCCTATCTGGTCTCGGCTGCTGAGTTGCAGATCAAGATGGCGCAAGGCTCGAAACCGGGCGAGGGCGGCCATCTCCCCGGCCAAAAGGTGAGCGAGAAGATCGCCTACATCCGCCTGACCACCCCCGGCGTGGCCCTGATCTCGCCCCCACCCCACCACGACATCTACTCGATCGAAGACCTGGCGCAACTGATCTACGACCTGCGCCAGATTAATCCCGCCGCCGATATTTCGGTCAAGCTGGTGGCCGAGAGCGGGGTGGGGACGGTGGCGGCGGGGGTGGCCAAAGGCCGGGCCAACAGCGTCCTCATCTCCGGGCACGCCGGCGGCACGGGCGCATCGCCTCTTTCCTCGATCAAACACGCCGGCATCCCCTGGGAGATCGGCCTGGCCGAAACGCAGCAGGTGCTGCGCGCCAACAACCTGCGCGACCGCATCATCGTGCGCGCCGATGGCGGGCTGCGCAATGGTCGCGATGTGTTGCTGGCCGCCATCCTCGGCGCCGATGAATACTCGTTTGGCACCCTGGCCATGATCGCCGAAGGCTGCATCCTGGCGCGGGTCTGCCACAGCAATACCTGCCCGGTGGGTGTGGCCACGCAAGACCCCAAACTGCGGGCCAAGTTCGCCGGCCGGGTGGAGCATGTGATCGCCCTGTTCACATTCATCGCCCAGGAGGTGCGCGAGGCGCTGGCGCAGCTCGGTTTCCGGCGGCTGGACGATGCCATCGGCCACACCGAGTTGCTCGAACAGCGGCTGACGGGCGATCAGGCCCTGGATTCGCTCGACCTCAGCCCCCTCCTGGCCCAACCCGATGTCCCCACCCCCTACCATCACCTGGGCCGCCGCGACTACGACGATGCCGACGCCCTCGGCAACCGCCTGGCCGAGACGGTGATGGCGGCGCTGCGGGCGGGCGAGCGCAAGGTGCGGCTGGAGCTGCCCATCCGCAACACCGACCGCACCGTGGGCGCCCGGCTGAGCGGCCGTCTGACCCAGGCCGGGCTGACGGCGTTGCCGCCGAGCGCCATCGAGGTCACATTCCGGGGCAGCGCCGGGCAGTCGTTTGGGGCCTTTCTGCCGGCGGGCGTGCGCTTCCGGCTATTTGGCGACGCCAACGATTATGTGGGCAAGGGCCTGGCCGGGGGCGAGTTGGTGGCGCGGCCGCCCGATGACGCCGGTTTCGTCTGGGCCGAGAACTATCTGGTGGGCAACACGGTGCTGTATGGGGCCACCGGCGGGGTGTTGTATGCGGCCGGGCGCGCCGGCGAGCGTTTTGCCGTGCGCAACAGCCGCGCCCAGGCCGTGGTGGAGGGCGTGGGCGACCACGGCTGCGAGTATATGACCGGCGGTGTGGTGGTGGTGTTGGGCCGCACGGGCAACAACTTTGCCGCCGGCATGACGGGCGGCCAGGCCTTCGTGCTGGATACGGGCAGCGTGACGGCGCCCGAATTCCCCGATCGTGTCAATCACGAACTGGTCTATCTGGAGCGGGTGGATGAAGCCGAGGCGCGGGCCACGCTGTACCGTCTGGTCAGCGAGCACCTGGCCGCCACCGACAGCCCTCTGGCCGCCGAGCTGCTGGCGCACTGGGACGAGGCCCTGCCCCGTTTCTGGCATGTGCGCCCGCGCTGGATGATCGAAGCCGCCAGGCCGGTGGGTGAGGAGGTGGGGGTCATGGAGAGGTAG
- the mqnE gene encoding aminofutalosine synthase MqnE produces MLATPTLSAPPVAPFAPAAPASSTASLADLMAKVEAGQRLGFDDGVRLFRSHDLLTIGQMADLVNQRRNSGQYVYFNQNRHINPTNVCAFHCNFCSFARPREDSPGAYTWTPAEIVEHIRPDVHPRIAEFHIVGGLHTRLGFDYYEDILRALKQAYPWVHLKAFTAVEIDFFAQLTGLDHETVLRRLMAAGLDSMPGGGAEIFHPDIRRQICPEKADADTWLAIHRTAHHLGLHTNATMLYGHIEQYEHRVDHLLRLRELQDDTGGFQTFIPLRYHPDNNNLGRRLDWTTAHDTLKTMAVSRILLDNFPHIKAYWIMLTPPIAQLALHFGADDIDGTVVEEKIYHDAGATTEEHLDKFDLLRYIKAVGKTPVERDTLYNIIEIYDQPIEHYAPDSRKTRRGDVRITHIELN; encoded by the coding sequence ATGTTAGCCACACCCACCCTCTCTGCTCCACCCGTCGCGCCCTTTGCTCCTGCCGCCCCTGCTTCGTCCACCGCTTCGCTGGCCGATCTCATGGCCAAAGTCGAGGCCGGGCAGCGCCTCGGTTTCGATGACGGCGTGCGCCTCTTTCGTAGCCACGACCTGCTGACCATCGGTCAGATGGCCGACCTGGTGAACCAGCGGCGCAACAGCGGCCAGTACGTCTACTTCAACCAGAACCGCCACATCAACCCCACCAACGTCTGCGCTTTCCACTGCAACTTCTGCTCGTTTGCGCGCCCGCGCGAGGACAGCCCCGGCGCCTACACCTGGACGCCGGCCGAGATCGTCGAGCATATCCGGCCGGATGTGCACCCGCGCATCGCCGAATTCCACATCGTCGGCGGTTTGCACACACGGCTCGGCTTCGACTACTACGAAGACATCCTGCGCGCCCTCAAGCAGGCCTATCCCTGGGTGCATCTCAAGGCCTTCACTGCCGTCGAGATCGATTTCTTCGCCCAGCTGACCGGTCTCGACCACGAAACGGTGCTGCGCCGGCTGATGGCGGCCGGGCTGGATTCGATGCCCGGCGGCGGGGCCGAGATCTTCCACCCTGACATCCGCCGGCAAATCTGCCCCGAGAAGGCCGATGCCGACACCTGGCTTGCCATCCATCGCACTGCTCATCACCTGGGGCTGCACACCAACGCCACCATGCTCTATGGGCACATCGAGCAGTACGAGCACCGGGTCGATCACCTGCTGCGGCTGCGGGAATTGCAGGATGACACCGGCGGCTTCCAGACTTTCATCCCCCTGCGCTACCACCCCGACAACAACAACCTGGGCCGGCGGCTGGACTGGACGACCGCCCACGACACCCTCAAGACGATGGCCGTCAGCCGCATCCTGCTCGACAACTTCCCGCACATCAAAGCCTATTGGATCATGCTGACCCCGCCCATCGCTCAACTGGCCCTGCATTTCGGCGCCGACGACATCGACGGCACCGTGGTCGAGGAGAAGATCTATCACGACGCCGGCGCCACCACCGAAGAGCATCTGGACAAGTTCGACCTCTTGCGCTACATCAAAGCCGTGGGCAAGACGCCGGTCGAGCGCGACACCCTCTACAACATCATCGAAATCTACGACCAACCGATCGAGCACTACGCTCCCGACAGCCGCAAGACCCGCCGCGGCGATGTCAGGATCACACACATCGAGTTGAATTGA
- a CDS encoding type II toxin-antitoxin system HicA family toxin, with protein sequence MEAIFARPTSGNIRWDDIESLLLALGADIEEREGSRVAIIFPDHPPAIFHRPHPSPMTDKGAVAVMRRWLEFLGYKP encoded by the coding sequence TTGGAAGCGATCTTCGCTCGTCCGACCAGCGGCAATATCCGGTGGGACGATATCGAATCCCTTTTGCTTGCCCTGGGCGCAGACATCGAAGAACGCGAAGGTTCCCGAGTGGCGATCATTTTTCCTGACCACCCACCAGCCATCTTCCATCGCCCGCATCCATCGCCGATGACAGACAAAGGCGCGGTAGCAGTGATGCGAAGATGGTTGGAATTCCTTGGCTACAAGCCCTGA
- a CDS encoding MFS transporter — protein MGAQLRRYPWTYGIVLGLGYFGITVLGPIFNTYVPLLLHDFGLSATAVGLVMTLDNYLQIFVPAWAGAASDRTWNRLGRRKPWLLAGAPAGIVTFFLIPIMVTLPGLMVVILIHDIAVTVIRAPGLALLADLFAPADRSKASGIINLVGGLGAVAALAGSGWAYSLGRQMPFWLGGLLMLGGSLVFLLAVRERREWVSRAGDGAITVWKRLRAIARGAVKGDGDRPVALLLLSTLCAFTSYSILETWVSSYGAFVLGLDEGRVPLILAIFAGALLIGAIPSGFVGARLGHKRAMAMGMVVLTVAFTVGLFVKTPLAVMIMLAPAGVAWALVIINLFPMLYAIGGDGSAGLFTGLYYTVTSVSAIAGPQAVGALLDATGQNYAVMWVSAALFMAAAVGLLAKVRD, from the coding sequence TTGGGCGCCCAACTTCGACGCTATCCCTGGACCTACGGCATCGTTCTCGGCCTGGGCTATTTCGGCATCACCGTGTTGGGGCCGATCTTCAACACCTATGTGCCCCTGCTGCTGCATGATTTTGGTCTGAGCGCAACGGCGGTGGGGCTGGTGATGACGCTGGACAATTATTTGCAGATATTCGTGCCGGCCTGGGCGGGCGCGGCCTCAGACCGCACCTGGAACCGTCTGGGCCGGCGCAAGCCCTGGCTGCTGGCCGGAGCGCCGGCCGGCATCGTCACCTTCTTCCTTATCCCGATCATGGTCACGCTGCCGGGTCTGATGGTGGTGATCCTGATCCATGACATCGCCGTGACGGTGATCCGCGCCCCCGGCCTGGCCCTGTTGGCCGATCTGTTCGCGCCCGCCGACCGCAGCAAGGCCAGCGGGATCATCAACCTGGTGGGCGGGTTGGGCGCGGTGGCGGCGCTGGCGGGCAGCGGCTGGGCCTACAGCCTGGGGCGGCAGATGCCGTTCTGGCTGGGCGGGCTGCTGATGTTGGGCGGCTCGCTGGTCTTTCTTTTGGCCGTGCGCGAACGCCGCGAGTGGGTGTCGCGGGCAGGCGACGGCGCCATCACGGTATGGAAACGACTGAGAGCGATTGCAAGAGGCGCTGTCAAAGGCGATGGCGACCGACCTGTGGCCCTGCTGCTGCTCTCCACCCTCTGCGCCTTCACCTCCTACAGCATCCTGGAAACATGGGTCAGCTCATATGGCGCTTTCGTTCTGGGGCTGGACGAAGGCCGGGTGCCGCTCATCCTGGCCATCTTTGCCGGCGCCCTGCTGATCGGCGCCATCCCCAGCGGCTTCGTGGGGGCGCGGCTGGGGCACAAACGGGCGATGGCGATGGGCATGGTGGTGCTGACCGTGGCCTTCACGGTCGGGCTATTCGTCAAGACGCCGCTGGCCGTGATGATCATGCTGGCGCCGGCGGGCGTTGCCTGGGCCTTGGTCATCATCAACCTTTTCCCCATGCTGTATGCCATCGGCGGCGATGGCAGCGCCGGGCTGTTCACGGGGCTGTATTACACCGTCACCTCGGTCTCGGCCATCGCCGGGCCGCAGGCCGTGGGGGCGCTGCTGGATGCCACCGGCCAGAATTACGCCGTGATGTGGGTCAGCGCCGCCCTCTTCATGGCCGCGGCGGTGGGGTTGCTGGCGAAAGTGCGAGACTGA